A region from the Desulfitobacterium dehalogenans ATCC 51507 genome encodes:
- a CDS encoding sensor histidine kinase has translation MKKRFSIHKIVTPNSLRFQLLSRSLFFLAIILVLIGIFQYAFLKDFILGSTAASIRSQIASVPRDTWTQMLLYAEINAKFNLDKGLAEVEPGKIQDNLSNRIPFSLMDATIAFVDLSGNMTNLSNSLNRSGVPPALSSDQYQQALNPSESPQFWVVDASDGKELLVVLHPLELRGYLIGFIQVSLSTQFVQDLLFRQLFIFMMLSVLALVGGLVAYQAVIKKTLVPLSNIVHTMESIDAGNLNERLPVEQGQKEIDTLAVSLNGMLERLESSFTAEKEAKEQMRRFVADASHELRTPLTSIHGFLEVLLRGAMNQPEKLQKSLTSMYAESERMKKLIQDLLLLAKLDRSPHLEKVEKDLEVLILEMEPQLRMLAEEREVQLDLSSEGLVLVDVDKMKQVILNLFHNAVQHTDPDKGLIQISLKSEASGVELSVQDNGPGIPKEHIPHLFERFYRSDSSRTRKYGGAGLGLAITHSLVELHGGILRVESKLGEGSRFIVRLPKV, from the coding sequence ATGAAGAAGCGATTTTCCATCCACAAGATCGTAACCCCCAACTCCTTGAGATTTCAGTTGCTCTCCCGTTCCTTGTTTTTTTTGGCCATCATCTTAGTGTTGATCGGGATATTTCAATATGCTTTTTTAAAGGATTTCATTCTGGGCAGCACTGCTGCAAGCATTCGTTCCCAAATTGCTTCAGTTCCCCGGGACACTTGGACGCAAATGCTGCTCTATGCGGAGATTAATGCGAAATTCAATTTGGATAAAGGGTTGGCGGAAGTGGAACCTGGTAAGATTCAGGATAATCTCTCCAACCGTATTCCCTTCTCCCTGATGGACGCTACCATTGCTTTCGTGGATTTAAGCGGGAACATGACCAACCTATCCAATTCCCTGAATCGGTCAGGGGTCCCACCGGCCCTTAGTTCCGACCAGTATCAACAAGCCTTGAATCCGTCTGAATCACCGCAATTTTGGGTAGTGGACGCATCGGATGGAAAGGAATTGCTGGTGGTTCTTCATCCCCTGGAGCTTCGGGGCTATCTCATTGGCTTTATTCAAGTTAGCCTAAGTACCCAATTTGTTCAAGATCTCTTGTTCCGGCAGTTGTTTATATTTATGATGCTTTCTGTGCTTGCCCTTGTGGGGGGATTGGTGGCTTATCAGGCAGTCATTAAAAAGACTTTGGTTCCTTTATCCAATATTGTTCATACCATGGAGAGTATTGATGCGGGGAACCTTAACGAACGCCTCCCTGTGGAACAAGGTCAGAAAGAAATCGATACTCTGGCCGTGTCCCTCAATGGGATGCTGGAGCGGCTGGAGTCCTCTTTTACGGCAGAAAAGGAAGCCAAAGAACAGATGCGGCGTTTTGTAGCCGATGCTTCTCATGAACTGCGGACCCCTCTCACGTCGATTCATGGCTTTTTAGAGGTCCTGCTGCGGGGGGCCATGAACCAACCGGAAAAGCTGCAGAAGTCCTTAACCAGTATGTATGCGGAATCGGAGCGAATGAAAAAGCTTATTCAGGATCTGTTGCTCCTGGCTAAATTAGACCGTTCTCCCCATCTGGAAAAGGTGGAAAAGGATCTTGAGGTATTGATTCTGGAAATGGAGCCCCAGCTGCGTATGCTGGCTGAGGAACGGGAAGTTCAATTGGATCTGTCCTCGGAGGGATTGGTCCTCGTTGATGTGGATAAAATGAAGCAAGTCATTCTTAACCTTTTCCATAATGCGGTTCAGCATACGGATCCGGACAAGGGTTTAATTCAAATCAGTCTGAAGTCTGAGGCTTCCGGAGTTGAATTGTCAGTCCAGGATAACGGACCGGGAATTCCCAAGGAGCATATTCCCCATCTCTTTGAGAGGTTCTACCGCAGTGATTCCTCCCGAACCCGGAAATATGGGGGAGCCGGACTGGGTTTAGCCATTACCCACTCTTTAGTGGAGCTTCACGGAGGAATTCTTCGTGTAGAAAGTAAACTAGGTGAAGGAAGCCGATTTATTGTCCGCCTGCCCAAAGTATGA
- a CDS encoding response regulator transcription factor, whose product MQKLKGIKILIIDDEPNILEFLEMGLLNEGFEVQTAADGMTGVTLAKQFHPHLVILDIMMPGMDGFEVCRMLKKSENVSIIMLTAKDEVEDRVKGLTIGADDYMAKPFSFEELLARIHARIRNQFPTLLGEVVMGPFRLDDRRKEIQLHDKVLELSPTEYELLKFLILNQGLVLSKAMILDKVWGYDFVGDDNIVEVYIRSLREKLGDKEHRLIRTLRGSGYRMDLL is encoded by the coding sequence ATGCAGAAGTTGAAAGGAATCAAAATCCTTATTATTGATGACGAACCGAATATTCTGGAGTTCCTGGAAATGGGATTGCTGAACGAGGGCTTCGAGGTGCAGACAGCGGCTGATGGGATGACAGGAGTTACTCTAGCCAAACAATTCCATCCCCACCTCGTGATTCTGGATATCATGATGCCGGGGATGGATGGTTTTGAAGTGTGTCGTATGCTGAAGAAGAGTGAGAATGTGTCCATCATTATGTTGACTGCTAAGGATGAAGTGGAGGACCGGGTCAAGGGCTTAACCATCGGCGCCGACGATTATATGGCCAAGCCCTTTAGTTTTGAAGAACTCCTCGCTCGAATCCACGCCCGTATCCGCAATCAGTTCCCTACCCTTTTAGGGGAAGTGGTGATGGGGCCATTTCGTTTGGATGATCGCCGCAAGGAAATCCAGCTTCATGATAAAGTCCTGGAACTTTCCCCGACAGAGTATGAACTGCTCAAGTTTTTAATTCTTAACCAGGGGCTGGTCTTGAGCAAGGCGATGATTCTGGATAAAGTGTGGGGATATGATTTTGTCGGGGATGATAATATTGTGGAGGTCTATATTCGCTCCCTGAGAGAAAAGCTGGGGGATAAGGAACATCGCCTGATTCGCACATTGCGGGGCTCCGGCTATCGGATGGACCTACTATGA
- a CDS encoding hemerythrin domain-containing protein, with product MNHDLLKNQHSIIRQLIQEIEEEIRLGNLDRKAFDLSLKISKLSGILVLHLKSEDDYLYPALKNSKDETLSKTAEQLYQEMGTLSAEFLQYKSIYMSATKIKADIPQFIEGSKEIFSALKNRLNTEDKKLYQLI from the coding sequence ATGAATCATGATTTACTAAAGAACCAGCATAGTATTATTCGTCAGCTTATTCAGGAGATCGAGGAAGAGATTCGTTTAGGGAATCTTGACCGTAAGGCTTTCGACCTTTCTCTGAAAATCAGCAAGCTGTCCGGTATTCTTGTTTTGCATTTAAAATCCGAAGATGATTACCTTTATCCTGCTTTGAAAAACTCAAAGGATGAAACACTGAGCAAAACGGCGGAGCAGCTCTATCAGGAAATGGGCACCTTATCCGCAGAATTTTTGCAGTATAAGAGTATTTATATGTCAGCGACAAAAATTAAAGCTGATATCCCTCAATTCATAGAGGGATCTAAGGAAATCTTTTCAGCATTAAAGAATAGGCTGAATACTGAGGATAAAAAGCTCTACCAACTCATCTAA
- a CDS encoding sigma-54 interaction domain-containing protein — translation MRVETVVARILNTGCVLIDGWGVVCSIDWEVAQLLHVEPSEALGRRLTEIFPETRLLEVLVTQQQLLTEQVINKRKVRVGYYPVTTVQDFSGVVMVVESLSPVPPENQEHQALIDLYEGILSELPLGLAVVNRQGRVVFMNDYYSQSMECSSEVLMGLPLQKHVPFSKIAEILHIGKPRLQIDIEYRGKVFLLSESPIVSRGQTIGGISKVLSREEIEGQDFRSLTQRVQVLENKLLFYKEELLELRSQRSPLDEIQGKSSEILKLKQVVERVAQHDANVLITGESGTGKGLVAQTIHQLSPRKEEPFIKINCAAIPENLLESELFGYEEGAFTGALKGGKPGKFELAQGGTIFLDEIGDMPLTMQAKILRVLQEKSFERIGGSKTLTVNVRIIAATHRNLVKLIDEGQFRLDLYYRIAVISMDLPPLRKRPLDIQPLAAEIIQKLQVKYGRPIHGLTTKAEKILHNYSWPGNVRELENVLEYAFNFLEPGERVIAESHLPSHIIQLTSSSKEVRKPLSRDANPFSDTQPVNISLEDAVAKAEIEAILRALELTQGNKQAAARVLGIHVSGLYQKLKKYADSIES, via the coding sequence GTGAGAGTCGAGACAGTGGTTGCACGAATACTGAACACAGGATGTGTACTTATTGATGGCTGGGGTGTGGTTTGCTCCATTGATTGGGAGGTTGCGCAACTTCTCCATGTTGAACCTTCAGAGGCTTTAGGGCGCCGCTTGACGGAGATTTTTCCGGAAACTCGCCTCCTCGAGGTTCTTGTCACGCAACAGCAATTACTTACAGAGCAGGTTATTAATAAAAGGAAGGTGCGGGTGGGCTATTATCCGGTAACCACGGTTCAGGATTTTTCCGGAGTAGTCATGGTTGTTGAGTCTTTATCGCCGGTGCCTCCCGAAAATCAGGAGCATCAAGCGTTAATTGACCTTTATGAAGGGATTCTCTCTGAATTGCCCTTGGGCCTTGCCGTTGTTAATCGGCAGGGCCGAGTGGTGTTTATGAACGATTATTACAGTCAATCAATGGAATGTTCTTCAGAAGTCTTAATGGGTTTGCCTCTACAAAAACATGTTCCCTTTTCCAAAATCGCCGAGATTTTACATATAGGAAAACCCCGACTGCAGATCGATATAGAATATCGGGGTAAGGTTTTCCTATTATCCGAATCGCCTATTGTATCCCGAGGCCAAACTATTGGGGGGATTAGTAAAGTACTGTCCCGTGAAGAGATTGAGGGGCAGGATTTCCGTTCCTTGACTCAGCGGGTTCAGGTGTTGGAGAACAAGCTCCTCTTCTATAAAGAAGAGCTTTTGGAGCTGCGCAGTCAGAGATCTCCTTTAGATGAAATTCAAGGGAAAAGCTCGGAAATACTCAAGTTAAAGCAGGTGGTGGAGAGGGTAGCCCAGCATGATGCTAATGTCCTGATTACAGGGGAGAGCGGTACGGGGAAGGGGTTGGTGGCCCAGACAATTCATCAGCTCAGCCCACGCAAGGAGGAGCCTTTTATTAAAATCAACTGTGCTGCCATTCCGGAGAACCTCTTGGAGTCGGAGTTGTTCGGTTATGAGGAAGGCGCGTTTACAGGAGCGCTCAAGGGCGGAAAGCCCGGTAAATTTGAGTTGGCCCAAGGGGGGACAATTTTCCTGGATGAGATTGGAGATATGCCCCTAACCATGCAGGCCAAAATTTTGAGGGTTCTTCAGGAAAAATCCTTTGAGAGGATTGGGGGGAGTAAGACCCTGACTGTAAATGTCCGCATTATTGCCGCAACCCACCGGAATTTAGTGAAATTAATCGATGAAGGCCAATTCCGTTTAGATCTGTATTATCGAATCGCGGTGATCAGCATGGATTTACCCCCTTTACGGAAGCGTCCCCTAGATATTCAGCCTTTGGCTGCAGAAATCATCCAAAAACTTCAGGTCAAGTATGGAAGACCTATTCACGGACTGACAACAAAAGCGGAAAAAATACTTCATAACTATTCCTGGCCTGGTAATGTACGGGAATTGGAGAATGTCCTTGAGTATGCCTTCAATTTTTTAGAGCCGGGAGAAAGAGTCATTGCTGAATCCCACCTGCCATCCCATATTATCCAGCTTACCTCCTCTTCTAAAGAGGTGCGAAAACCATTAAGCAGAGATGCTAATCCTTTTTCAGATACGCAGCCGGTCAATATTTCTTTAGAGGATGCCGTAGCCAAAGCGGAAATTGAAGCTATTCTTCGGGCATTGGAGCTAACCCAGGGCAATAAGCAGGCCGCAGCTCGAGTTCTCGGAATCCATGTCTCTGGGCTTTATCAAAAGCTAAAAAAATATGCGGACTCTATCGAATCCTAG
- a CDS encoding molybdopterin oxidoreductase family protein — protein sequence MTKLREVIKHLMDKSPLDSNPMIEVDEWVYSTCGYCSVGCGLYIGVKDGQAVTVEGNQDSPVNRGRLCVKGLYEWKFLQHPERATSPMIRKKDKLEPVSWEEALTFMINKMEEIRNEKGPKAIGVYHTGQLLLEEYYALGKLAKGVIGTPNVDSNTRLCMASAVKGTIRSFGTDGSPGCYEDVDEGEVLLIFGANPAEMHPQLWQRILHNREVKGTKIIVADPRTTLPAQIADIHLPLRPGTNIALLNAMIHVLIRENLLDEEMIDEHTVGFSAVKALVEDYPPGRGEELTGIPAETIVEAALLFGKAARGTTLYGQGVNQSMSATDTAALINTLHLITGKLGKPGCAPISLTGQASAMSNRDVGGSFSLPGFRNPANPQHRLEVAEAWKLDVEKIPAYTHDIMKMMELIDTGKLDLLWVIGTNPAVSLPDQKSVRKSLENVFLVVQDVYYPVETAAYADLFLPGAQWGEKTGTYTNIERRVNLANQAVEPPGKAKGDLKIFQEIAKGLGAEEGFSWLNPEEVFNEWKVLSKGRPNDMSGMTYERLEKEQGICWPCPDIHHPGTKRLYTARVFNTSKGIAQEYGDFNHEEGRARLWAIPYTPPPESPDEDFPLWLNTGSILEHYHTRTKTKRIPELVITAPEGFVELHPLDAERLDIREGERIRVVSRRGWIQVPAHISTTLSPGQVFVPYHFGDLDPSEAHLKQAANHLTLNWKDPFSKQPMYKTSACRIEKVGLAQ from the coding sequence ATGACCAAACTCAGAGAGGTTATTAAACATTTGATGGATAAATCCCCCTTGGATTCCAATCCCATGATTGAGGTGGATGAATGGGTTTATTCTACTTGCGGGTATTGTTCAGTAGGTTGCGGTCTCTATATCGGAGTCAAAGACGGCCAGGCTGTAACGGTAGAGGGGAATCAGGATTCTCCTGTCAATAGGGGAAGGCTCTGTGTCAAAGGGCTTTATGAATGGAAGTTTCTCCAGCACCCGGAGCGAGCTACATCCCCTATGATTCGTAAAAAGGATAAGCTGGAGCCTGTGTCTTGGGAGGAAGCTTTGACCTTTATGATCAATAAAATGGAAGAAATCCGTAATGAAAAAGGACCTAAGGCTATAGGGGTATACCACACGGGGCAGTTGCTGTTGGAAGAGTATTACGCTTTAGGGAAACTGGCCAAAGGGGTCATTGGAACACCGAATGTGGATTCCAATACCCGTCTTTGTATGGCCTCCGCAGTGAAGGGCACAATTCGCTCCTTTGGTACGGATGGGTCCCCCGGTTGTTATGAGGATGTGGATGAAGGGGAGGTGCTCTTAATCTTCGGAGCCAATCCGGCGGAGATGCATCCCCAGCTGTGGCAGCGGATTTTGCATAACCGCGAAGTTAAAGGGACCAAGATCATTGTGGCAGACCCTCGCACTACCTTACCGGCACAAATAGCCGATATTCACCTGCCCTTGCGCCCGGGGACCAATATTGCTTTGCTTAATGCCATGATCCATGTTCTCATCAGGGAAAATCTCCTGGATGAAGAAATGATCGATGAGCATACCGTGGGCTTTTCTGCCGTAAAAGCTCTGGTGGAAGATTATCCCCCTGGGCGGGGAGAAGAGTTAACGGGAATTCCGGCTGAAACCATTGTGGAGGCGGCTTTGCTTTTTGGCAAGGCGGCACGAGGGACAACTCTTTATGGACAAGGGGTTAATCAGAGTATGTCCGCTACGGATACAGCAGCCTTGATCAATACCCTGCATCTGATAACGGGTAAGCTTGGTAAACCAGGATGTGCTCCTATTTCTTTAACCGGGCAGGCTTCTGCCATGAGCAACCGGGATGTAGGAGGCAGCTTTTCCTTGCCGGGTTTTCGGAATCCTGCCAATCCTCAGCACCGTTTGGAAGTGGCCGAAGCTTGGAAGCTGGATGTGGAGAAGATCCCTGCCTATACTCATGATATTATGAAGATGATGGAACTCATTGATACGGGTAAGTTGGATTTGCTCTGGGTGATCGGCACCAATCCGGCCGTATCCCTCCCGGATCAAAAGAGCGTTCGTAAGTCCCTCGAGAATGTCTTTCTCGTGGTGCAGGATGTGTATTACCCTGTGGAAACAGCGGCCTATGCGGATCTCTTTCTCCCTGGGGCACAATGGGGAGAGAAAACCGGGACCTACACCAACATCGAGAGACGGGTCAATCTGGCTAATCAGGCGGTGGAACCTCCGGGAAAAGCGAAAGGGGATCTGAAGATTTTTCAGGAAATCGCCAAGGGTCTCGGGGCCGAAGAAGGCTTTTCCTGGCTGAATCCTGAAGAAGTCTTTAATGAATGGAAAGTACTCTCCAAAGGCAGACCGAACGACATGTCCGGGATGACCTATGAGCGGTTGGAAAAAGAACAGGGAATTTGTTGGCCCTGTCCTGATATCCATCATCCCGGCACCAAACGCTTGTATACGGCCAGGGTCTTTAATACGTCCAAAGGGATAGCTCAGGAATACGGTGATTTTAATCATGAAGAAGGACGGGCAAGACTTTGGGCTATTCCCTATACTCCTCCGCCGGAAAGCCCTGATGAAGACTTTCCTCTTTGGTTGAATACCGGTTCCATCCTTGAGCATTACCATACCCGCACCAAGACCAAGCGCATCCCTGAGCTGGTGATTACTGCACCGGAAGGTTTTGTAGAGCTTCATCCTCTTGATGCGGAAAGACTGGATATTCGAGAGGGTGAACGTATTCGGGTAGTTTCCCGCCGGGGATGGATTCAAGTTCCCGCCCATATAAGCACCACCTTGAGTCCGGGGCAAGTTTTTGTACCCTATCATTTCGGAGATCTTGATCCTTCAGAAGCTCATCTTAAGCAAGCGGCTAACCATTTGACCTTAAATTGGAAGGACCCCTTTTCAAAACAGCCGATGTATAAGACCTCAGCCTGCCGTATTGAAAAAGTTGGCCTCGCTCAATAA